One Lycium barbarum isolate Lr01 chromosome 5, ASM1917538v2, whole genome shotgun sequence genomic window carries:
- the LOC132641748 gene encoding uncharacterized protein LOC132641748 isoform X2 translates to MTTPYNIAVIIKNPSNEDEFLLVKQTPPPKFNDPEYDSFLDSPLWDLPSSPLSLLDSPSDNNQIFIQVPDSCSNEVDLSKFDLNSALHKVLKQVESEDTTVEWKFLKYVQEPEFGPGLPVKTVYIIGTLGPQNGKFKDVEFCKWMSIERCTSMLVEVKPCSDRIGSLVVVGLLNDSKKSGTWKIPPTLQFQEYPPGVKVIRMESRTAKPFRTTNLIVFLPGGDASGRDDSFIARGEALIVDPGCKSASYEQLKEIIAVLPRKLVVFVTHHHNDHVDDDWSLPYVSVSGSEEICIGNQRLRIISARGHTDGHMALLHVSTNSLIVGDHCVGQGSALLDMASGGNMKDYFQTTYKFIELSPHALIPMHGRTNMWPKHMLSGYLKNRRHRESTILKAIETGAKTLYDIVAYTYADVDRSLWFYASSNVRLHVEHLALQDKLPNIFSIQKFQATCGLRFLFRWILEYSSSAFSIKHHTVKVALLVGTGAMAIGFFALSFSTKRHFSQRDKLFFR, encoded by the exons ATGACAACTCCCTATAATATTGCAGTAATAATCAAGAACCCTTCAAATGAAGATGAATTTCTACTTGTTAAACAAACCCCACCTCCCAAATTCAATGATCCTGAATATGATTCTTTTTTAGATTCACCTTTATGGGATTTACCTTCTTCACCATTGTCACTTCTTGATTCTCCTTCAGATAATAATCAGATTTTCATACAAGTCCCTGATTCTTGCTCAAATGAGGTTGATTTAAGTAAATTTGATCTTAATTCTGCTCTTCATAAG GTTCTAAAGCAAGTGGAATCAGAGGATACCACAGTTGAGTGGAAATTCCTGAAGTACGTACAAGAACCTGAATTTGGACCAGGATTGCCAGTAAAGACGGTCTACATCATTGGAACTTTGGGTCCTCAAAATGGAAAATTCAAGG ATGTTGAGTTCTGCAAGTGGATGAGCATTGAAAGATGCACTAGTATGCTTGTTGAAGTGAAGCCTTGCAGTGACCGTATAGGATCATTGGTGGTTGTTGGTCTTCTGAATGATTCAAAGAAATCTGGGACTTGGAAAATTCCACCCACCTTGCAATTTCAG GAGTACCCTCCTGGTGTTAAAGTTATACGTATGGAAAGTAGAACAGCTAAGCCTTTTCGTACAACAAACTTAATTGTTTTCCTGCCTGGAGGCGATGCTAGTGGGCGTGATGATAGTTTTATCGCTCGTGGGGAAGCACTCATAGTAGACCCGGGATGCAAGTCTGCTTCGTATGAACAG CTCAAGGAAATCATTGCTGTTTTGCCGAGAAAGCTAGTCGTCTTTGTGACACATCATCATAATGATCATGTTGATG ATGATTGGTCTCTCCCATATGTTTCAGTTTCTGGATCTGAGGAAATTTGCATTGGCAATCAGAGATTGAGAATTATCTCAGCACGG GGACATACAGATGGACATATGGCGCTGCTTCATGTTAGTACAAACTCATTGATTGTAGGGGATCATTGTGTGGG CCAAGGAAGTGCTCTTTTAGATATGGCATCTGGTGGAAATATGAAG GATTACTTTCAGACAACATACAAATTCATTGAGCTCTCTCCTCATGCTTTGATTCCCATGCACGGAAGAACTAATATGTGGCCAAAACATATGCTCAGTGGGTATCTCAA AAACCGTAGACACAGAGAATCCACCATCTTAAAGGCCATAGAAACTGGCGCCAAAACATTGTATGACATAGTTGCTTACACTTATGCCGATGTTGACCGAAGCCTTTGGTTTTATGCCTCATCAAACGTGAGACTCCACGTGGAACATCTAGCACTGCAGGACAAGTTACCAAAT ATTTTTTCAATCCAAAAGTTTCAAGCAACTTGTGGGCTGCGTTTCCTTTTTAGGTGGATATTGGAATACTCAAGTAGTGCATTCTCAATAAAGCATCACACGGTGAAAGTGGCTTTATTAGTCGGTACGGGGGCCATGGCCATCGGTTTCTTCGCTTTATCATTCTCCACAAAGAGACACTTTTCACAAAGAGACAAACTTTTCTTTAGGTGA
- the LOC132641748 gene encoding uncharacterized protein LOC132641748 isoform X1: protein MTTPYNIAVIIKNPSNEDEFLLVKQTPPPKFNDPEYDSFLDSPLWDLPSSPLSLLDSPSDNNQIFIQVPDSCSNEVDLSKFDLNSALHKVLKQVESEDTTVEWKFLKYVQEPEFGPGLPVKTVYIIGTLGPQNGKFKDVEFCKWMSIERCTSMLVEVKPCSDRIGSLVVVGLLNDSKKSGTWKIPPTLQFQEYPPGVKVIRMESRTAKPFRTTNLIVFLPGGDASGRDDSFIARGEALIVDPGCKSASYEQLKEIIAVLPRKLVVFVTHHHNDHVDGLSVVQKYSPDACLLAHENTIRRIRKDDWSLPYVSVSGSEEICIGNQRLRIISARGHTDGHMALLHVSTNSLIVGDHCVGQGSALLDMASGGNMKDYFQTTYKFIELSPHALIPMHGRTNMWPKHMLSGYLKNRRHRESTILKAIETGAKTLYDIVAYTYADVDRSLWFYASSNVRLHVEHLALQDKLPNIFSIQKFQATCGLRFLFRWILEYSSSAFSIKHHTVKVALLVGTGAMAIGFFALSFSTKRHFSQRDKLFFR, encoded by the exons ATGACAACTCCCTATAATATTGCAGTAATAATCAAGAACCCTTCAAATGAAGATGAATTTCTACTTGTTAAACAAACCCCACCTCCCAAATTCAATGATCCTGAATATGATTCTTTTTTAGATTCACCTTTATGGGATTTACCTTCTTCACCATTGTCACTTCTTGATTCTCCTTCAGATAATAATCAGATTTTCATACAAGTCCCTGATTCTTGCTCAAATGAGGTTGATTTAAGTAAATTTGATCTTAATTCTGCTCTTCATAAG GTTCTAAAGCAAGTGGAATCAGAGGATACCACAGTTGAGTGGAAATTCCTGAAGTACGTACAAGAACCTGAATTTGGACCAGGATTGCCAGTAAAGACGGTCTACATCATTGGAACTTTGGGTCCTCAAAATGGAAAATTCAAGG ATGTTGAGTTCTGCAAGTGGATGAGCATTGAAAGATGCACTAGTATGCTTGTTGAAGTGAAGCCTTGCAGTGACCGTATAGGATCATTGGTGGTTGTTGGTCTTCTGAATGATTCAAAGAAATCTGGGACTTGGAAAATTCCACCCACCTTGCAATTTCAG GAGTACCCTCCTGGTGTTAAAGTTATACGTATGGAAAGTAGAACAGCTAAGCCTTTTCGTACAACAAACTTAATTGTTTTCCTGCCTGGAGGCGATGCTAGTGGGCGTGATGATAGTTTTATCGCTCGTGGGGAAGCACTCATAGTAGACCCGGGATGCAAGTCTGCTTCGTATGAACAG CTCAAGGAAATCATTGCTGTTTTGCCGAGAAAGCTAGTCGTCTTTGTGACACATCATCATAATGATCATGTTGATG GTCTTTCAGTAGTCCAGAAGTACAGTCCTGATGCTTGTCTTTTGGCTCATGAAAATACGATTCGTCGAATTAGAAAAG ATGATTGGTCTCTCCCATATGTTTCAGTTTCTGGATCTGAGGAAATTTGCATTGGCAATCAGAGATTGAGAATTATCTCAGCACGG GGACATACAGATGGACATATGGCGCTGCTTCATGTTAGTACAAACTCATTGATTGTAGGGGATCATTGTGTGGG CCAAGGAAGTGCTCTTTTAGATATGGCATCTGGTGGAAATATGAAG GATTACTTTCAGACAACATACAAATTCATTGAGCTCTCTCCTCATGCTTTGATTCCCATGCACGGAAGAACTAATATGTGGCCAAAACATATGCTCAGTGGGTATCTCAA AAACCGTAGACACAGAGAATCCACCATCTTAAAGGCCATAGAAACTGGCGCCAAAACATTGTATGACATAGTTGCTTACACTTATGCCGATGTTGACCGAAGCCTTTGGTTTTATGCCTCATCAAACGTGAGACTCCACGTGGAACATCTAGCACTGCAGGACAAGTTACCAAAT ATTTTTTCAATCCAAAAGTTTCAAGCAACTTGTGGGCTGCGTTTCCTTTTTAGGTGGATATTGGAATACTCAAGTAGTGCATTCTCAATAAAGCATCACACGGTGAAAGTGGCTTTATTAGTCGGTACGGGGGCCATGGCCATCGGTTTCTTCGCTTTATCATTCTCCACAAAGAGACACTTTTCACAAAGAGACAAACTTTTCTTTAGGTGA
- the LOC132641748 gene encoding uncharacterized protein LOC132641748 isoform X3, which translates to MTTPYNIAVIIKNPSNEDEFLLVKQTPPPKFNDPEYDSFLDSPLWDLPSSPLSLLDSPSDNNQIFIQVPDSCSNEVDLSKFDLNSALHKVLKQVESEDTTVEWKFLKYVQEPEFGPGLPVKTVYIIGTLGPQNGKFKDVEFCKWMSIERCTSMLVEVKPCSDRIGSLVVVGLLNDSKKSGTWKIPPTLQFQEYPPGVKVIRMESRTAKPFRTTNLIVFLPGGDASGRDDSFIARGEALIVDPGCKSASYEQLKEIIAVLPRKLVVFVTHHHNDHVDGLSVVQKYSPDACLLAHENTIRRIRKDDWSLPYVSVSGSEEICIGNQRLRIISARGHTDGHMALLHVSTNSLIVGDHCVGQGSALLDMASGGNMKDYFQTTYKFIELSPHALIPMHGRTNMWPKHMLSGYLKNRRHRESTILKAIETGAKTLYDIVAYTYADVDRSLWFYASSNVRLHVEHLALQDKLPNDFSLENFNRSIAEFADKMHKK; encoded by the exons ATGACAACTCCCTATAATATTGCAGTAATAATCAAGAACCCTTCAAATGAAGATGAATTTCTACTTGTTAAACAAACCCCACCTCCCAAATTCAATGATCCTGAATATGATTCTTTTTTAGATTCACCTTTATGGGATTTACCTTCTTCACCATTGTCACTTCTTGATTCTCCTTCAGATAATAATCAGATTTTCATACAAGTCCCTGATTCTTGCTCAAATGAGGTTGATTTAAGTAAATTTGATCTTAATTCTGCTCTTCATAAG GTTCTAAAGCAAGTGGAATCAGAGGATACCACAGTTGAGTGGAAATTCCTGAAGTACGTACAAGAACCTGAATTTGGACCAGGATTGCCAGTAAAGACGGTCTACATCATTGGAACTTTGGGTCCTCAAAATGGAAAATTCAAGG ATGTTGAGTTCTGCAAGTGGATGAGCATTGAAAGATGCACTAGTATGCTTGTTGAAGTGAAGCCTTGCAGTGACCGTATAGGATCATTGGTGGTTGTTGGTCTTCTGAATGATTCAAAGAAATCTGGGACTTGGAAAATTCCACCCACCTTGCAATTTCAG GAGTACCCTCCTGGTGTTAAAGTTATACGTATGGAAAGTAGAACAGCTAAGCCTTTTCGTACAACAAACTTAATTGTTTTCCTGCCTGGAGGCGATGCTAGTGGGCGTGATGATAGTTTTATCGCTCGTGGGGAAGCACTCATAGTAGACCCGGGATGCAAGTCTGCTTCGTATGAACAG CTCAAGGAAATCATTGCTGTTTTGCCGAGAAAGCTAGTCGTCTTTGTGACACATCATCATAATGATCATGTTGATG GTCTTTCAGTAGTCCAGAAGTACAGTCCTGATGCTTGTCTTTTGGCTCATGAAAATACGATTCGTCGAATTAGAAAAG ATGATTGGTCTCTCCCATATGTTTCAGTTTCTGGATCTGAGGAAATTTGCATTGGCAATCAGAGATTGAGAATTATCTCAGCACGG GGACATACAGATGGACATATGGCGCTGCTTCATGTTAGTACAAACTCATTGATTGTAGGGGATCATTGTGTGGG CCAAGGAAGTGCTCTTTTAGATATGGCATCTGGTGGAAATATGAAG GATTACTTTCAGACAACATACAAATTCATTGAGCTCTCTCCTCATGCTTTGATTCCCATGCACGGAAGAACTAATATGTGGCCAAAACATATGCTCAGTGGGTATCTCAA AAACCGTAGACACAGAGAATCCACCATCTTAAAGGCCATAGAAACTGGCGCCAAAACATTGTATGACATAGTTGCTTACACTTATGCCGATGTTGACCGAAGCCTTTGGTTTTATGCCTCATCAAACGTGAGACTCCACGTGGAACATCTAGCACTGCAGGACAAGTTACCAAAT GACTTCTCTTTAGAAAATTTCAATCGCAGTATCGCTGAGTTTGCTGACAAGATGCATAAAAAATAA